The uncultured Mailhella sp. genome segment AAGACTCCGCAAGGCAAAACAAAGCAGCCTGGAACACATATGTCAGATATGTGCGTCCGGGCTTTTTGTTTTTTAAGGAGATTGCCATGAGTATTTGTGACACCACTTGTTGCATGACCGGCCAGGAACAGCGACTCGCCGACGGCAGAGGTCAGTCCAGCCCCCGCGCCCGCACGAACAAGGCCCTGGAAATCATCAGAAGCGGACGTCCCAAGCTGGATATCGAACGCGCCGTGCTGTTCACGGAATCCATGAAGCAGACCGAACAGTATCCGCTGGTTCTGCGCTGGGGCAAGGCCATACGCTACGTCATGGAGCACATCGGCGTCGTCATTCAGGAAGGCGAACTTCTGGTCGGCACGGTCGGCGGCCCCGGCAGAATTTCCCCTCTGTATCCCGAACTTCGCTGCGGCTGGTTCCCCAAGGGCATGCCCGCCACCCAGAAGAAGGACGCCTACGCCGTGCGCACCGAAGACATGGAAGTGTTCATGGAAAAGGTGGTTCCCTACTGGAAGGGCAAAACCGCCCATGAACACTATCTGACCCTGCTGCCCAAGGAAACCCGCGACATCATCTACGGCGACGACGACTACGGCGCCACCGGCCTCATGCAGGACAACTCGAACATCAACTCCACCCTGAACTGGAGCGGCGTGTTCGACAAGATCATCTACAAGGGCGTGCTGGCGCTCAAGGCCGAAGCCGAACAGCGTCTCGCCGAACTGCAGAACGATCTCGTCCACAACCACTACGACAAGATTCCCTTCCTCCAGGCCGTGATCGAATGCTACGAAGGCATGCTCATCTACGCCCGCCGCTACGCCGAAAAGGCGCGCGAACTGGCCGCCGAAGAAAAGGATCCCGTGCGCAAAAAGGAACTGGAAACCATTGCCTCCAACTGCGAACATGTGCCCGCCTACCCTGCCCGCAACTTCTGGGAAGCCATGCAGGCCCACTGGTTCGCTCAGGTGGCCTACCGCGTGGAACAGCAGATCAGCGGCGGCGTGGCCCTGCACCGCTTCGATCAGTACATGAACCCCATCTACGTGAAGGATCTCAAGGAAGGCAACCTCACCGAAGACTTCGCCCTTGAACTGCTGGAAGCCATGTGGCTGAAGATTGCCCAGGTGGTTCCCTTCAGCGCCACCAACGCCGGCAACTACTGGGAAGGCTACGCCCACTTTGAAAACTGCACCATCGGCGGCGTGGACAAGTACGGCAGAGACGCCACCAATGAGATGACCTATCTCATCATCCGCTCCAAGAAGGAATTTCCCCTCCACTATCCGGAAGTCTCCCTGCGCGTTCACTCCGGCACGCCGCACGAACTGCTGCACGCCGCCGCCGAACTCGTCAAGGAAGGCTGCGGCTTCCCCAAGTTCTTCAACGACGAAGCCATCATCACCCAGCTTCTCGTGAACGGTGCGAGCATCGATCAGGCCCGCGACTACTCCGCCGCCGGCTGCACCGAAATCCGCATGCCCAACATAGACACGTACCTGTCACTGGGCGGCAACATCAACCTCGCTGCCGCTCTGGAAATGGCCCTCAACGACGGCAAGGCTCACTTCGGTCCCAAGTACGAAAAGCTCATGACGCCCTCCGTCGCCAGAAAGGACATCAAAAGCTACGAGGATATCGTTTCCAACCTGCGGGAATGCATCGACTTTTATGTTCGTCACTTCATGAAGCGCATGTCAGCTCTGGAACTGACCAACAAGCAGTGTCTGGCAGCTCCCTTCATGTCTTCCCAGAGCGACGTCTGCATGAAGAATCTCACTGACATCCATCAGTGCCTCATTCCCGGCGGGAATCACCACGATACCGGCAACGTCAACTTCAACGGCTTCGGAACTTGTGCAGAATCACTCTGTGCCATCAAAAAGCTGGTGTACGACGACCACATTCTCTCCCTCGACGAACTGCTCTCTGCCGTAAACAACGACTTTGAGGGGCAGGAACCTCTGCGGCAGCTGGTGCTCAATGCGCCCAAGTACGGCAACAACGACCCCTATGCCGATACTGTTGCCCGCAACCTCGACGCCATGATCATGACGCTGGTTCATCACTACACGTCCGTATTCGGAGAAAAGTACGTCAAGTACGTGCCCGTGACCTCTCATGTGGGCCTCGGCAACAAAACCTGGGCCACGCCTAACGGACGCCACGCGCATACCTTCCTGTCCGAAGGCATTTCTCCCACGCAGGGAGCCGATATCAACGGTCCGCTGTGCACCATGATGTCCATTGCCAACAGCACAAGCAGGGTCTATCCCAACAGCTGTGCCCGTCTGCTCAACCTCAAGCTCAATCCTCAGGTCGTCAGCGGAGAAAAGGGAACGACCGACCTCATGAATCTTATCCGCAACTTCGTGGACCTCAAGCTCTGGCATGTCCAGATAGGCATTTACAACAAGGAAGTGCTGCTGAAGGCCAGAGAACATCCCGAAGACTACAAGAACCTCATCGTGCGTGTGGCAGGCTACAGTGCCTACTTCGTAGAACTGAGCCCCAGCATGCAGGGTGAAATCATCGCTCGTACGGAACATGAAATGATGTAATCTGTCACGGACTCTCCTGCCCTGCGACAGGAGAGTCCACAAGTAAAAAGACAACAGAGAAACGCCATGACAACAGCCGCCAACACTTATGACTGGAAGTACATAGTCAAATCCGCCATCTGCATCTTCTTCATGTTCGGATTTGGTTACCTGCCGCCTTTCCCGCCTCTGGAACCTATCGGAATGCATGTTCTCGGCATTTTCATAGGCCTTTTGTACGCATGGATCAGCATAGGGTTCATCTGGCCGAGTTTTCTTTCCATCATTGCC includes the following:
- a CDS encoding pyruvate formate lyase family protein, which codes for MSICDTTCCMTGQEQRLADGRGQSSPRARTNKALEIIRSGRPKLDIERAVLFTESMKQTEQYPLVLRWGKAIRYVMEHIGVVIQEGELLVGTVGGPGRISPLYPELRCGWFPKGMPATQKKDAYAVRTEDMEVFMEKVVPYWKGKTAHEHYLTLLPKETRDIIYGDDDYGATGLMQDNSNINSTLNWSGVFDKIIYKGVLALKAEAEQRLAELQNDLVHNHYDKIPFLQAVIECYEGMLIYARRYAEKARELAAEEKDPVRKKELETIASNCEHVPAYPARNFWEAMQAHWFAQVAYRVEQQISGGVALHRFDQYMNPIYVKDLKEGNLTEDFALELLEAMWLKIAQVVPFSATNAGNYWEGYAHFENCTIGGVDKYGRDATNEMTYLIIRSKKEFPLHYPEVSLRVHSGTPHELLHAAAELVKEGCGFPKFFNDEAIITQLLVNGASIDQARDYSAAGCTEIRMPNIDTYLSLGGNINLAAALEMALNDGKAHFGPKYEKLMTPSVARKDIKSYEDIVSNLRECIDFYVRHFMKRMSALELTNKQCLAAPFMSSQSDVCMKNLTDIHQCLIPGGNHHDTGNVNFNGFGTCAESLCAIKKLVYDDHILSLDELLSAVNNDFEGQEPLRQLVLNAPKYGNNDPYADTVARNLDAMIMTLVHHYTSVFGEKYVKYVPVTSHVGLGNKTWATPNGRHAHTFLSEGISPTQGADINGPLCTMMSIANSTSRVYPNSCARLLNLKLNPQVVSGEKGTTDLMNLIRNFVDLKLWHVQIGIYNKEVLLKAREHPEDYKNLIVRVAGYSAYFVELSPSMQGEIIARTEHEMM